A genomic window from Silene latifolia isolate original U9 population chromosome Y, ASM4854445v1, whole genome shotgun sequence includes:
- the LOC141629190 gene encoding uncharacterized protein LOC141629190, producing the protein MTLDKEILTLKGDKVAEVCQMHIDSASNQRKAGVGLILRSPHEDLIAQAVRCEFKATNNEIEYEALILGMQLALELGFINLQVYRDSLLIVNHVNDEYVARDSKIIAYLKVAKELKQKFRDCKLKQVPRDQNVEADALATLGATFKPTELASIPIAHVLEPSIQKVYKVDKEELEDQRDGATVLSSTYD; encoded by the exons ATGACATTAG ACAAAGAAATCCTAACCCTCAAAGGGGATAAGGTAGCAGAAGTCTGTCAAATGCATATTGACAGTGCCTCCAATCAAAGGAAGGCAGGGGTAGGCCTGATCTTGCGATCTCCACACGAGGATCTGATAGCGCAAGCGGTTCGTTGTGAATTTAAGGCAACTAACAATGAAATAGAGTACGAAGCCTTGATACTAGGGatgcagctagctctggagttgGGATTCATTAACCTACAGGTATATAGAGATTCCTTGCTTATagtcaatcatgtgaatgatgaATATGTAGCCAGGGATTCAAAGATAATAGCGTACCTGAAAGTAGCGAAGGAGCTTAAGCAGAAATTCAGAGATTGCAAGCTCAAACAGGTCCCCAGAGACCAGAATGTGGAGGCtgacgccctagcaaccctgggcGCAACCTTCAAGCCAACAGAGCTGGCTAGCATCCCCATCGCACATGTATTGGAACCATCAATCCAAAAGGTATATAAAGTAGACAAAGAAGAGCTAGAAGACCAACGAGATGGAGCAACAGTTCTGTCAAGCACATATGACTAG
- the LOC141629191 gene encoding uncharacterized protein LOC141629191, translated as MSNDTRTIRELRARNYDTQPLCIAYPPMGANANFELKGYFIHNLPKFHGHAGDDPNRHLSEFHMMCEGAIPNGVTEDQFKLQDFPFSLLDATKDWLFYLPQGTIRTWKAMKSAFLEKFYPDSRHNHAKKAITSPEQNPSESLYEY; from the coding sequence ATGTCTAATGATACAAGAACCATCCGAGAGCTCCGGGCAAGAAACTATGATACTCAACCCCTATGCATTGCCTATCCACCCATGGGAGCTAATGCAAACTTTGAGTTGAAGGGCTACTTTATCCACAATCTACCCAAGTTTCATGGGCATGCGGGGGATGACCCCAACCGTCATCTCTCCGAATTCCATATGATGTGTGAGGGTGCTATACCAAATGGTGTCACGGAAGATCAATTTAAATTGCAAGATTTTCCATTCTCTTTACTAGATGCAACAAAGGATTGGCTATTCTACCTTCCACAGGGTACAATTCGTACTTGGAAGGCCATGAAATCGGCATTTCTTGAAAAGTTCTACCCCGATTCAAGACACAACCATGCCAAGAAGGCCATCACTTCTCCGGAACAAAATCCAAGTGAAAGCTTGTACGAGTATTAG